Genomic DNA from Paenibacillus sp. KS-LC4:
AACCAATACGTACCGAATATGGCAAACAAAATTGCCCCTGCACTCGTTACCGTGAGAGCAGCCACTAAAATCTGCAAATAATTATCAAGCTCGTTGAGAACTCTGTTAATTTCCAGCATTCCGACGATTTCGGTCCCATCATACAGCGGAACGCGCGTATACAAAATACGCTCGCCGCCCTTTGAAATCATCCCCGTGTCATGTTGATTTTCAAAAGCTGCTGGAAGACCCAGCAGCACAGGATCCGAGCCTGTAATATTGACGACCTTGCTATCTGGCTGCACAATACGAATCATTTCATTCACATTATAATATTCACTTAGCAAATCCGAATTGTTTAGCCCTTTGCCGCTTTGGATTTGCGGATTTTCCAGCATGAGATTGACTTTGTTCGCGATGACGCGCTCTTCGCTTTCTGTCGTAATTTTTATGACATAAAAATAAACGAAAATATTAAACAAAATCAAAATAAAGATGAGCCAGAATATCGTGAAAAGCGTAAATCGTTTACGCAGCGTCATGCGTCAGGCTCCTTGACCATATAACCAACACCCCGAACCGTATGAATGAGCTTGTGACGATAGCCTTTATCCAGCTTTTGCCGCAAGTAACGGATGTATACATCGACCAGATTCGTCTCGCCGATAAAATCATATCCCCACACTTCAGAGAGGATATCTTCACGGGATTTCTCTTCATTTTTGTTTTCAACCAAATAAACGAGCAATTCAAATTCTCGCGGCGTCAGCTCGATAATAATATCTTTTCGGAAAACTTTGCGCGTACGCAGTTCAATCGTCAAATCGCCTACCTTAATCATATCCGAGCCTTCGGATTCACGGGGGTTTTGCTGGAATATGCGTAAAATATTGCGAACGCGCGCCAGGAGCTCCTCCATGGCAAACGGCTTCGTAATATAATCGTTAGCTCCATGCTCAAAGCCGCTAACTTTATCGGGAACCGTATCTCTCGCTGTAAGCAAAATAACGGGAACCGTGTTGCCCGCCTGTCGCAGACGGCGCAGAACTTCAATACCATTAAGCTCCGGGAGCATGACATCCAGCAGCACAAGCTCCCACTCCCCTGACGATGCCATTTCATAGCCTGTCCGTCCGTCCAAAGCCGTGCCTACTGTATAACCTTCATGCTCAAGCTCAAGCTGTAAAATGCGGGAGATGCCTGCTTCATCTTCTACTACCAGGACACGTTCTTTCATCTTAAGCGTTCACCTACCTTAGCAAATAATCCTGCGTGGACACGTTTTGTACTAATCATAAAGGAATCTTCGATTCAAATGCAAGCAAGCCGGACTACTGCCGCTTGCAGTCCGGCTTGCTCATTTTCCTAAAGCGTTACCCGTTTAATTTTGGGCTTGCAGGGACCAGCTTTCGACATCCCAAGTTTTCGTAACCCAATCCTCATAAAAATCAGGCTCGTGGGACACGAGAACGACGGTGCCTTTGAAAACGCTAAGCGCGCGCTTTAACTCAGCTTTTGCAATGACATCCAAATGGTTCGTCGGCTCATCGAACAAAATCCAGTTACTTTCGCGCAGCATCAGCTTGCAAAGACGCACCTTCGCCTGCTCACCGCCGCTCAATTGGTTGAGCGCCCGCGTAATATGCTCATTTTTCAAGCCGCAACGGGCAAGTGCTCCACGAACTTCACTTTGCGTCATATGCGAAAATTCATTCCATACATCATCCAGCGGCGTCATCGTTGGCGCCTTTGCTTCCTGCTCGAAATAAGCCGGGTGCAAATAATCGCCGCGATAAACTTTACCGTCAAGCGCTGGAACGACGCCGAGAATCGTTTTAAGCAGCGTTGATTTGCCGACACCGTTACAGCCTACGATTGCAATTTTGTCACCACGCTCGATCAGCATGTTCATCTTAGGCAGCAGCGGTTTATTATAGCCAATAGACAGCCCTTCCGCCTCGAATACCGTTTTGCCGCTCGTACGGGCCTCTCTAAAACCAAAGGTCGGCTTAGCTGCCTCCTCCGGCTTGTCGATGCGATCAATCCGGTCAAGCTGCTTCTCACGGCTCTTGGCCCTTCCAGAGGTCGAAGCACGCGCTTTATTGCGCGAAATAAAGTCTTCCTGCTTCTTGATATACTCCTTCTGCTTCTCATAAGCGTCAATATGCTGGGCTTTGTTCATATCTGCCATCTCAAGGAACTTCTCATAGTTGGCGGAATAACGGGTCAGCTTGGAAAACTCCAGATGGTAAATAATATCAACCACTTGATTCATAAAGCCCGTATCATGGGAAATCAGAACAAACGCATAAGGGTACGACTTCAAATAGCTCGTGAGCCAATTAATATGCTCTTCATCCAAATAGTTCGTAGGCTCATCGAGCAATAAGACCGTCGGCTTCTCAAGAAGCAGCTTGGCTAGCAAAACCTTCGTCCGTTGTCCGCCGCTGAGCGCCGTTACGTCGCGTTCAAGCCCAATCGCATTCAGCCCTAGACCATTGGCCATCTCATCAACCTTGACATCGATTAAATAGAAGTCGCCCATTTCCAGCTCTTCCTGAATTTCACCCATCCGTTCCAGCAGCTGCTCAAGTGTATCTGGATCAGCATCGCCCATTTGCAACGCAATATCATTCAATTCCTGCTCAAGCAGCAGCATTGGTGCAAATGCATCCTTCAGCACATCCCGAATCGACTTGCCCGGCGTTAGTTTTGTATGCTGATCTAGATAGCCGTAGCGGACGCGTGGTGTCCATTCTACTTTGCCCTCATCCTTAAGCAGCTTTCCGGTCAAAATGTTCATCATTGTCGATTTTCCCGTTCCATTGGCGCCTACAAGACCAACATGCTCGCCAGCCAACAGGCGGAACGATACGTTTTTGAACAAAA
This window encodes:
- a CDS encoding response regulator transcription factor encodes the protein MKERVLVVEDEAGISRILQLELEHEGYTVGTALDGRTGYEMASSGEWELVLLDVMLPELNGIEVLRRLRQAGNTVPVILLTARDTVPDKVSGFEHGANDYITKPFAMEELLARVRNILRIFQQNPRESEGSDMIKVGDLTIELRTRKVFRKDIIIELTPREFELLVYLVENKNEEKSREDILSEVWGYDFIGETNLVDVYIRYLRQKLDKGYRHKLIHTVRGVGYMVKEPDA
- a CDS encoding ABC-F family ATP-binding cassette domain-containing protein; protein product: MSLLTVEQLSHTFGDRVLFKNVSFRLLAGEHVGLVGANGTGKSTMMNILTGKLLKDEGKVEWTPRVRYGYLDQHTKLTPGKSIRDVLKDAFAPMLLLEQELNDIALQMGDADPDTLEQLLERMGEIQEELEMGDFYLIDVKVDEMANGLGLNAIGLERDVTALSGGQRTKVLLAKLLLEKPTVLLLDEPTNYLDEEHINWLTSYLKSYPYAFVLISHDTGFMNQVVDIIYHLEFSKLTRYSANYEKFLEMADMNKAQHIDAYEKQKEYIKKQEDFISRNKARASTSGRAKSREKQLDRIDRIDKPEEAAKPTFGFREARTSGKTVFEAEGLSIGYNKPLLPKMNMLIERGDKIAIVGCNGVGKSTLLKTILGVVPALDGKVYRGDYLHPAYFEQEAKAPTMTPLDDVWNEFSHMTQSEVRGALARCGLKNEHITRALNQLSGGEQAKVRLCKLMLRESNWILFDEPTNHLDVIAKAELKRALSVFKGTVVLVSHEPDFYEDWVTKTWDVESWSLQAQN